The genome window ATACAAATATCACGCTGTTGAATTGAACGGTCAGTAACATCTTCACCATCAATAAACATACGGCCTTCGGTGGGTTTTTCTAACCCTGCGACAAGGCGTAATACGGTGGTTTTACCACAGCCGGATGGGCCGAGTAGGGTGACCATGCTGCCTTGTGGAATAGAAAGACTTAAATCATCGATGACGGTATTGTTGCCAAAGCGTTTAGTCACATTTTTTAGTTCAACAAAATTATGTTGTGTCATGTCAGTTACTCCGTGATTACTCTGCATTTTTGGCTTTGGAACGTGAAACACGGGCTTCGCCAATCAAATAGTCAAATAAGAAAATAATTGCCAGCATTACGACAATCAGGATTGAGCCATAGGCAATGGCAACGCCATATTCACCGTCTTCTACACGGTTCAAAATATAGGCTGTAGCGACGCGAGTATCAGGAGTAACCAAGAATACAATCGCACTGACCGTGGTGATCGCACGGACAAAGCTATAGATCAGCGCTGATAAAATGGCTGGGCGCAACAATGGCAGTAAGATAAAGAAGATGGTACGCATTGAACCCGCTCGTAAGCTGAGTGATGCTTCATCCAACGATTTATCAATTTGGCCTAAGCCTGCAATACCTGCACGGATCCCGACAGGAACGTTACGCATGGTCATTGATATAATAACGATAGCGGCAGTTCCCGTTAAATAAAACGGGGAATCGTTAAAGGCTAAGATGTATGACACGCCCGCAACTGTTCCTGGTACGGCAAAGCACAGCATCGTGGTAAATTCGATAGTCTTTTTACCGCGGAACTCTTGGCGAACTACGATATAGGCAATTAATAAACCGAGGATCGCGGTGATGGGGGCGGCAATACCGGCGTACAGAAGAGTATCTAACAATGATGGCCACGCACCATCGCTCATTCCTTGACCGAATAATTTAATAAAGTTATCGAAGGTTAAGGTGTAATCAACACCCCAGTTAACTGTAAAGCTACCGTAGAAAATACTGCCGTATAACAATACGTTAAATGCAACCCAAATCGCTAAGAAAGTGGTCACAGTGGCAATTAATGACGTTGGTAAAGGCTGAACATCACCACGGTAAGATTTCCCTGATACGGTGACATAGGAACGTTTACCTATCCACATATACTGTACGCAGAACACTAATAGTGAGAACACTAATAATGACGCACCTAAGGTACTGGCAGCTTGATAATCTAATTGGGAGCCAGTGATATAGAAGTAAATTTGCGTCGCGAGTACGTCGAAGTTACCGCCTAGAACCAATGGGTTACTAAAGTCAGCCAGCGATTGTACGATAACGATTAAAAATGCGTTTGCCAAAGCAGGTTTCAATAATGGCATAAATACATTAAAGAAAGTTTGGTAACGGTTGGCACGTAAAGTATAAGACGCTTCTTCTAAAGATGGGTGAATGGTTTTAATTGCACCGTCTAAAATCATGAATGACATCGGCGTAAATGCCAGTACTTGTGCTAACCAAATACCCGTAAAGCCATATAACCAGTTGGTGTTTTCAAGCCCCATATAGGTCGCAAGGAATTCAGTAATATAGCCCGAACGCCCCATCATCAACGTGACCCCTAGACCGACAACGAAGGGGGGGGTGACGATAGGCAAAATAGAAAACACGCGACCAATAATAGCGGAGCGTTTGGCGATGCGTGAAGTATAAATGGCTAAAATCAAACCAAAGAAAGTACAACCAGCACCTACGGCCAATGATAAAAATACTGAGTTAATAATAACTTGGACAATATGCGATTGCGTCAAAATTGCCACAAAGGCGAATGGTGCAAAGTCCCCATTTCCATCAGTAAACATCGGAATAAAAATAGCGACACTTGGGAACACAATAAATAGGGCTATTAAGGCCACAACGGTGATCAGCGAGCCAATAACGAATTGGTCTCCACCGAGCCACTCAAGTCGAGTTAACGCCAGTGTCATCACCATACCCAAGGCGATAAATAGTACAATAGTTGAGTAACCTAACCCTTTTCCTTCAAAATAGGAGGTTAAGATCACCACGGTTGCGGTGACAACCGCCACGCCAATATCGAAATAATGGCGGGTTTTATGGTAACGATCCGCTGGTGTTAACGGGCGAATAAATAAAATAGAAGGCAATAAATACCAGAGCCAGCTAATGTTTAGGCTGCTCCAACCATAAGCCGCTATGATTTCGTCTTGTGTTGAGTCAAGTACGCCATAGTCTAAGCTCCAAGAAGGCAGCAACGCGAAACCTAGCCAAGCAATCAGCAGCCAAAAAAATATGCTATCTTTTTTGGTTGAGGTCGATAAGGTTAGGGTTTGAGACATAGTTCCCCCTAAGCTCGTCATATATTGCGCTGTCACAGTGTTGGCTTCACTCCATTACCCCAGTCACATACTTTTGTATGCGTTTAGGGATAACGTCATGCGGCGCTGGCGACAACTCAAATTATTCAGAGCTTAATTAAATTTAATTTTTATTTTAGTTTAGTAAGAGCTCAGTGCGGTGGATGGCCACCACACGAGATAGCTATTTGCTCATTTTGACTTCTGTTACCCATTTATTGATAAGGTTCTTACGGACATCAGCATCACCGTATTTGTCCATATCGTAATTAATTAGGTTTAACTCATTGAGTTTTAAAGAAATAGGAGATGACTCAGCTGTCGTATTGGTTAAGATTTGGTAAGATTTTCCTTCTTTCCAACTTAACTCTTGGGCTTCTTTCGATAAGACGAAATCAACAAACAGTTTCGCGTTATCCATATTGCGTGCATTTTTCAGGATACTGATCCCGCCAATTTCATAGCCAGTACCTTCGCATGGTGCGATAAGCTCTAATGGCGCGCCATTTTCCACTTCTAATGAATAATCATGTAAAAAGCCAATACCAATGGCGGACTCACCGCGAGCGGCGTTACGTGCTGGGGCAATACCTGACTTAGTATATT of Providencia rettgeri contains these proteins:
- the potB_1 gene encoding Spermidine/putrescine transport system permease protein PotB, encoding MSQTLTLSTSTKKDSIFFWLLIAWLGFALLPSWSLDYGVLDSTQDEIIAAYGWSSLNISWLWYLLPSILFIRPLTPADRYHKTRHYFDIGVAVVTATVVILTSYFEGKGLGYSTIVLFIALGMVMTLALTRLEWLGGDQFVIGSLITVVALIALFIVFPSVAIFIPMFTDGNGDFAPFAFVAILTQSHIVQVIINSVFLSLAVGAGCTFFGLILAIYTSRIAKRSAIIGRVFSILPIVTPPFVVGLGVTLMMGRSGYITEFLATYMGLENTNWLYGFTGIWLAQVLAFTPMSFMILDGAIKTIHPSLEEASYTLRANRYQTFFNVFMPLLKPALANAFLIVIVQSLADFSNPLVLGGNFDVLATQIYFYITGSQLDYQAASTLGASLLVFSLLVFCVQYMWIGKRSYVTVSGKSYRGDVQPLPTSLIATVTTFLAIWVAFNVLLYGSIFYGSFTVNWGVDYTLTFDNFIKLFGQGMSDGAWPSLLDTLLYAGIAAPITAILGLLIAYIVVRQEFRGKKTIEFTTMLCFAVPGTVAGVSYILAFNDSPFYLTGTAAIVIISMTMRNVPVGIRAGIAGLGQIDKSLDEASLSLRAGSMRTIFFILLPLLRPAILSALIYSFVRAITTVSAIVFLVTPDTRVATAYILNRVEDGEYGVAIAYGSILIVVMLAIIFLFDYLIGEARVSRSKAKNAE